A window from Vigna angularis cultivar LongXiaoDou No.4 chromosome 7, ASM1680809v1, whole genome shotgun sequence encodes these proteins:
- the LOC108338234 gene encoding DIS3-like exonuclease 2 isoform X5, with the protein MLPDSGKIEQPTHASTSLEGSLKQVNVGSSNEQGLSNASNVAFTSMPPMHINEQVESVDLRIVPVYGGGIDSKSFSEPAGCRGSSGINKNKDTVPCSPIRICGQKCIFSPHLSLEAVEKALEKGDVFKALFHVNAHNRVEAYCKIDGVPTDVLISGIPAQNRAVEGDIVAVKIDPLPLWTKMKGANGSCNNTSTPEGSNLFTEDNDVDGKGKHKVDADHWSGLCGSYPGQNKEDADQQSISYKNDSLTGKGIVCDDNTSQGSTNHLDLLGGANNGSINGHHHATPDSLKSNSCSGQVEVVNAVEKMCLLVNSVPSKRPTGRVVSIIERSPRREGIVGHLNVKQWASYKEITKKDIKKNKNLVSDNDYIQLIPTDPKFPIMMLLVRKLPECIMKRLKSGDMTIEMDLVAAQIDDWVEENPFPEAHILHVFGRGGEIQTHLDAILFQNAICFSEFPPEAMSCLPCVPWEVPLKEIQSRKDLRNLCLFTIDPSTATDLDDALSIEKLPNGNYRVGVHIADVSYFVLPGRALDSEAQSRSTSVYMLQRKLPMLPSLLSENIGSLSPGVDRLALSMLLDVNHEGDVVDRWIGRSVIHSCCKLSYDHAQDIIDRNFDFEGLKNTKDGYPRVYGHFEWPDVIMCLKSLYEISNVLKCKRFTDGALRLENPKVVVLFDENGVPYDSKLSERKESNFLVEEYMLLANRVAAEVICRAYPDAALLRRHPEPNMRKMREFMAFCQKHGLELNTTSSGQFHWSLEQIREKLKGDPVLYYILISYAAKPMQLASYFCSGDLKDSENEWGHYALAVPFYTHFTSPLRRYPDIIVHRTLLATIEAEDLYMKHQKALQVHKEMDVAKRCFTGINFDRSAAESIKGREALSAAAVKYSVPGGEILANIAAHCNERKLASRNVKDACDKLYIWFLLKKKEVLLSEARVMGLGPRFMSIYIQKLAIERRIYYDDVEGLTAEWLETTSTLVLNMSTTNRCTFRRGWSNKWRAIEEVALLSCPYNLKITTDNSNQSDVIKVDAETEIDPLVFPLTVHVLSTIPVALHAVGGDDGPLDIGVRLYMSSYFGREGEE; encoded by the exons ATGTTGCCAGATTCAGGGAAAATTGAACAACCTACTCATGCATCCACTTCCTTGGAGGGTTCATTGAAGCAGGTCAATGTGGGTTCTTCTAATGAGCAAGGACTATCCAATGCATCAAATGTTGCTTTTACATCAATGCCCCCCATGCATATCAATGAGCAAGTGGAGTCTGTTGATTTGCGAATTGTGCCCGTGTATGGTGGAGGAATTGATTCTAAATCATTTTCTGAGCCCGCTGGTTGCAGAGGGTCATCGGgaattaataaaaacaaggaCACAGTTCCTTGTAGTCCAATTCGCATTTGTGGCCAGAAATGCATTTTTAGTCCACACTTGTCTTTAGAGGCTGTTGAGAAGGCATTAGAG AAGGGCGATGTTTTTAAAGCTCTCTTTCATGTCAATGCTCACAATCGAGTTGAG GCCTACTGCAAAATTGACGGAGTGCCAACTGATGTTCTCATTAGTGGGATTCCAGCCCAGAATAGAGCT GTGGAAGGTGATATTGTTGCAGTTAAGATTGATCCCTTGCCATTATGGACAAAAATGAAAGGAGCAAATGGGTCTTGTAACAACACTTCAACACCTGAAGGTAGCAACCTTTTTACAGAAGATAATGATGTGGATGGTAAAGGGAAACATAAGGTAGATGCTGATCATTGGTCTGGCCTTTGTGGAAGCTATCCTGGTCAAAACAAGGAGGATGCTGATCAACAATCCATCTcctataaaaatgattctttgacTGGAAAAGGAATTGTCTGCGATGATAATACCTCCCAGGGTTCTACTAACCATTTAGATCTACTTGGAGGAGCCAACAATGGCAGCATTAATGGACATCACCATGCTACTCCTGATTCCTTAAAGAGCAATTCTTGTAGTGGACAAGTTGAAGTAGTTAATGCTGTGGAAAAGATGTGTTTGTTGGTTAATTCTGTCCCTTCAAAAAGACCAACTGGCAGGGTGGTCTCTATTATCGAGAGATCTCCTCGTCGGGAGGGTATTGTTGGTCATCTTAATGTGAAACAGTGGGCTTCTTATAAGGAAATAACCAAAAAGGACATCAAGAAGAATAAGAACTTGGTTTCTGATAATGATTACATCCAGCTAATACCAACTGATCCAAAGTTTCCTATTATGATGCTTCTTGTTAGAAAGTTACCCGAGTGCATTATGAAAAGGTTGAAAAGTGGTGACATGACAATTGAAATGGATCTGGTAGCTGCACAAATTGATGATTGGGTAGAAGAAAATCCTTTTCCTGAGGCCCACATCTTGCACGTTTTTGGAAGAGGTGGTGAAATTCAGACCCATTTAGATGCAATTTTGTTTCAGAATGCAATCTGTTTTTCTGAATTTCCTCCAGAAGCTATGTCCTGTCTTCCGTGTGTTCCTTGGGAGGTACCTCTGAAAGAAATTCAAAGTAGAAAAGATCTCAGAAATTTGTGCTTATTTACTATTGATCCTTCAACTGCCACTGATCTGGATGATGCTCTGTCAATTGAGAAGTTACCTAATGGGAATTATAGAGTAGGAGTCCACATTGCTGATGtatcatattttgttttacCTGGCAGAGCCTTAGATAGTGAGGCTCAGTCTAGGTCAACAAGTGTATATATGTTGCAAAGGAAGTTACCTATGTTGCCTTCATTATTATCTGAGAATATTGGGTCACTTAGTCCTGGAGTGGATCGACTTGCTCTTTCTATGCTCCTGGATGTGAATCATGAGGGGGATGTTGTAGACCGTTGGATTGGTCGTTCTGTTATACACTCATGTTGTAAGCTTTCATATGACCATGCCCAGGACATCATTGACAggaattttgattttgaaggtTTAAAGAATACTAAAGATGGCTATCCCAGAGTGTATGGCCATTTTGAATGGCCTGATGTTATTATGTGTTTGAAGAGTCTGTATGAAATTTCAAATGTCTTGAAATGCAAGAGGTTTACTGATGGGGCTCTACGGCTTGAGAACCCCAAAGTTGTTGTCTTGTTTGATGAGAATGGAGTTCCTTATGATAGTAAGCTTTCCGAAAGGAAAGAATCAAATTTTCTTGTAGAGGAATATATGCTTTTGGCCAATAGAGTTGCTGCTGAAGTCATATGTCGAGCTTATCCTGATGCGGCATTGTTACGGAGGCATCCTGAACCTAATATGCGAAAGATGAGAGAATTTATGGCATTTTGTCAGAAGCATGGTTTAGAATTGAACACGACTTCCTCTGGTCAATTCCATTGGTCATTAGAGCAGATCAGGGAAAAGCTCAAGGGTGATCCTGTGCTTTACTATATACTTATTTCTTATGCTGCTAAACCAATGCAGTTGGCTTCTTACTTCTGTAGTGGAGATTTAAAGGATAGTGAAAATGAATGGGGTCATTATGCTTTAGCTGTCCCATTTTACACTCATTTTACATCACCTCTGCGTCGGTATCCTGATATTATTGTTCACCGGACATTACTTGCTACCATAGAGGCTGAGGATTTGTATATGAAGCATCAAAAGGCTTTGCAGGTTCATAAGGAAATGGATGTTGCGAAAAGATGTTTCACTGGTATCAATTTTGATAGAAGTGCTGCAGAATCCATCAAGGGAAGGGAAGCACTATCAGCTGCAGCTGTGAAGTATAGTGTTCCAGGTGGTGAAATACTTGCAAATATTGCTGCTCATTGCAATGAGAGAAAGCTAGCTAGTAGAAATGTTAAGGATGCCTGTGATAAACTTTACATATGGTTTCTCCTGAAGAAAAAGGAG GTCTTATTGTCAGAAGCTAGAGTTATGGGACTTGGCCCAAGATTCATGTCAATTTACATTCAAAAGCTAGCT ATTGAGCGACGCATATATTATGATGATGTGGAAGGCTTGACTGCAGAATGGCTTGAAACAACATCCACGCTGGTGCTCAACATGTCAACCACTAATAGGTGTACATTTAGGAGGGGCTGGTCTAACAAGTGGAGGGCGATTGAAGAAGTTGCACTGCTTTCTTGTCCATATAACCTGAAAATTACCACGGATAATTCTAACCAGAGTGATGTAATAAAAGTGGATGCGGAGACTGAAATTGACCCCTTAGTTTTTCCGCTCACAGTGCATGTTCTTTCAACAATTCCAGTGGCTCTTCATGCTGTTGGTGGTGATGATGGGCCCCTTGATATTGGAGTAAGGCTCTACATGAGCTCCTATTTTGG AAGAGAGGGAGAAGAATAG
- the LOC108338234 gene encoding DIS3-like exonuclease 2 isoform X4, whose protein sequence is MKALAEGSLVERSDDGEKEKKKKRRSNRRSKQNTSPSTASEVNEAQGMLPDSGKIEQPTHASTSLEGSLKQVNVGSSNEQGLSNASNVAFTSMPPMHINEQVESVDLRIVPVYGGGIDSKSFSEPAGCRGSSGINKNKDTVPCSPIRICGQKCIFSPHLSLEAVEKALEKGDVFKALFHVNAHNRVEAYCKIDGVPTDVLISGIPAQNRAVEGDIVAVKIDPLPLWTKMKGANGSCNNTSTPEGSNLFTEDNDVDGKGKHKVDADHWSGLCGSYPGQNKEDADQQSISYKNDSLTGKGIVCDDNTSQGSTNHLDLLGGANNGSINGHHHATPDSLKSNSCSGQVEVVNAVEKMCLLVNSVPSKRPTGRVVSIIERSPRREGIVGHLNVKQWASYKEITKKDIKKNKNLVSDNDYIQLIPTDPKFPIMMLLVRKLPECIMKRLKSGDMTIEMDLVAAQIDDWVEENPFPEAHILHVFGRGGEIQTHLDAILFQNAICFSEFPPEAMSCLPCVPWEVPLKEIQSRKDLRNLCLFTIDPSTATDLDDALSIEKLPNGNYRVGVHIADVSYFVLPGRALDSEAQSRSTSVYMLQRKLPMLPSLLSENIGSLSPGVDRLALSMLLDVNHEGDVVDRWIGRSVIHSCCKLSYDHAQDIIDRNFDFEGLKNTKDGYPRVYGHFEWPDVIMCLKSLYEISNVLKCKRFTDGALRLENPKVVVLFDENGVPYDSKLSERKESNFLVEEYMLLANRVAAEVICRAYPDAALLRRHPEPNMRKMREFMAFCQKHGLELNTTSSGQFHWSLEQIREKLKGDPVLYYILISYAAKPMQLASYFCSGDLKDSENEWGHYALAVPFYTHFTSPLRRYPDIIVHRTLLATIEAEDLYMKHQKALQVHKEMDVAKRCFTGINFDRSAAESIKGREALSAAAVKYSVPGGEILANIAAHCNERKLASRNVKDACDKLYIWFLLKKKEVLLSEARVMGLGPRFMSIYIQKLAIERRIYYDDVEGLTAEWLETTSTLVLNMSTTNRCTFRRGWSNKWRAIEEVALLSCPYNLKITTDNSNQSDVIKVDAETEIDPLVFPLTVHVLSTIPVALHAVGGDDGPLDIGVRLYMSSYFG, encoded by the exons ATGAAGGCCTTGGCCGAAGGATCCTTGGTAGAGAGGTCTGACGACGgcgaaaaggagaagaagaagaagcgcCGATCCAATCGTCGATCCAAGCAAAACACTTCCCCATCTACAG CATCTGAAGTGAATGAGGCCCAGGGAATGTTGCCAGATTCAGGGAAAATTGAACAACCTACTCATGCATCCACTTCCTTGGAGGGTTCATTGAAGCAGGTCAATGTGGGTTCTTCTAATGAGCAAGGACTATCCAATGCATCAAATGTTGCTTTTACATCAATGCCCCCCATGCATATCAATGAGCAAGTGGAGTCTGTTGATTTGCGAATTGTGCCCGTGTATGGTGGAGGAATTGATTCTAAATCATTTTCTGAGCCCGCTGGTTGCAGAGGGTCATCGGgaattaataaaaacaaggaCACAGTTCCTTGTAGTCCAATTCGCATTTGTGGCCAGAAATGCATTTTTAGTCCACACTTGTCTTTAGAGGCTGTTGAGAAGGCATTAGAG AAGGGCGATGTTTTTAAAGCTCTCTTTCATGTCAATGCTCACAATCGAGTTGAG GCCTACTGCAAAATTGACGGAGTGCCAACTGATGTTCTCATTAGTGGGATTCCAGCCCAGAATAGAGCT GTGGAAGGTGATATTGTTGCAGTTAAGATTGATCCCTTGCCATTATGGACAAAAATGAAAGGAGCAAATGGGTCTTGTAACAACACTTCAACACCTGAAGGTAGCAACCTTTTTACAGAAGATAATGATGTGGATGGTAAAGGGAAACATAAGGTAGATGCTGATCATTGGTCTGGCCTTTGTGGAAGCTATCCTGGTCAAAACAAGGAGGATGCTGATCAACAATCCATCTcctataaaaatgattctttgacTGGAAAAGGAATTGTCTGCGATGATAATACCTCCCAGGGTTCTACTAACCATTTAGATCTACTTGGAGGAGCCAACAATGGCAGCATTAATGGACATCACCATGCTACTCCTGATTCCTTAAAGAGCAATTCTTGTAGTGGACAAGTTGAAGTAGTTAATGCTGTGGAAAAGATGTGTTTGTTGGTTAATTCTGTCCCTTCAAAAAGACCAACTGGCAGGGTGGTCTCTATTATCGAGAGATCTCCTCGTCGGGAGGGTATTGTTGGTCATCTTAATGTGAAACAGTGGGCTTCTTATAAGGAAATAACCAAAAAGGACATCAAGAAGAATAAGAACTTGGTTTCTGATAATGATTACATCCAGCTAATACCAACTGATCCAAAGTTTCCTATTATGATGCTTCTTGTTAGAAAGTTACCCGAGTGCATTATGAAAAGGTTGAAAAGTGGTGACATGACAATTGAAATGGATCTGGTAGCTGCACAAATTGATGATTGGGTAGAAGAAAATCCTTTTCCTGAGGCCCACATCTTGCACGTTTTTGGAAGAGGTGGTGAAATTCAGACCCATTTAGATGCAATTTTGTTTCAGAATGCAATCTGTTTTTCTGAATTTCCTCCAGAAGCTATGTCCTGTCTTCCGTGTGTTCCTTGGGAGGTACCTCTGAAAGAAATTCAAAGTAGAAAAGATCTCAGAAATTTGTGCTTATTTACTATTGATCCTTCAACTGCCACTGATCTGGATGATGCTCTGTCAATTGAGAAGTTACCTAATGGGAATTATAGAGTAGGAGTCCACATTGCTGATGtatcatattttgttttacCTGGCAGAGCCTTAGATAGTGAGGCTCAGTCTAGGTCAACAAGTGTATATATGTTGCAAAGGAAGTTACCTATGTTGCCTTCATTATTATCTGAGAATATTGGGTCACTTAGTCCTGGAGTGGATCGACTTGCTCTTTCTATGCTCCTGGATGTGAATCATGAGGGGGATGTTGTAGACCGTTGGATTGGTCGTTCTGTTATACACTCATGTTGTAAGCTTTCATATGACCATGCCCAGGACATCATTGACAggaattttgattttgaaggtTTAAAGAATACTAAAGATGGCTATCCCAGAGTGTATGGCCATTTTGAATGGCCTGATGTTATTATGTGTTTGAAGAGTCTGTATGAAATTTCAAATGTCTTGAAATGCAAGAGGTTTACTGATGGGGCTCTACGGCTTGAGAACCCCAAAGTTGTTGTCTTGTTTGATGAGAATGGAGTTCCTTATGATAGTAAGCTTTCCGAAAGGAAAGAATCAAATTTTCTTGTAGAGGAATATATGCTTTTGGCCAATAGAGTTGCTGCTGAAGTCATATGTCGAGCTTATCCTGATGCGGCATTGTTACGGAGGCATCCTGAACCTAATATGCGAAAGATGAGAGAATTTATGGCATTTTGTCAGAAGCATGGTTTAGAATTGAACACGACTTCCTCTGGTCAATTCCATTGGTCATTAGAGCAGATCAGGGAAAAGCTCAAGGGTGATCCTGTGCTTTACTATATACTTATTTCTTATGCTGCTAAACCAATGCAGTTGGCTTCTTACTTCTGTAGTGGAGATTTAAAGGATAGTGAAAATGAATGGGGTCATTATGCTTTAGCTGTCCCATTTTACACTCATTTTACATCACCTCTGCGTCGGTATCCTGATATTATTGTTCACCGGACATTACTTGCTACCATAGAGGCTGAGGATTTGTATATGAAGCATCAAAAGGCTTTGCAGGTTCATAAGGAAATGGATGTTGCGAAAAGATGTTTCACTGGTATCAATTTTGATAGAAGTGCTGCAGAATCCATCAAGGGAAGGGAAGCACTATCAGCTGCAGCTGTGAAGTATAGTGTTCCAGGTGGTGAAATACTTGCAAATATTGCTGCTCATTGCAATGAGAGAAAGCTAGCTAGTAGAAATGTTAAGGATGCCTGTGATAAACTTTACATATGGTTTCTCCTGAAGAAAAAGGAG GTCTTATTGTCAGAAGCTAGAGTTATGGGACTTGGCCCAAGATTCATGTCAATTTACATTCAAAAGCTAGCT ATTGAGCGACGCATATATTATGATGATGTGGAAGGCTTGACTGCAGAATGGCTTGAAACAACATCCACGCTGGTGCTCAACATGTCAACCACTAATAGGTGTACATTTAGGAGGGGCTGGTCTAACAAGTGGAGGGCGATTGAAGAAGTTGCACTGCTTTCTTGTCCATATAACCTGAAAATTACCACGGATAATTCTAACCAGAGTGATGTAATAAAAGTGGATGCGGAGACTGAAATTGACCCCTTAGTTTTTCCGCTCACAGTGCATGTTCTTTCAACAATTCCAGTGGCTCTTCATGCTGTTGGTGGTGATGATGGGCCCCTTGATATTGGAGTAAGGCTCTACATGAGCTCCTATTTTGGGTGA